Proteins encoded together in one Coregonus clupeaformis isolate EN_2021a unplaced genomic scaffold, ASM2061545v1 scaf0652, whole genome shotgun sequence window:
- the LOC123485341 gene encoding sodium- and chloride-dependent GABA transporter 3-like, translating into MYPSFFHVGHLRKKLLLLGISVCSFLVGLLMVTEGGLYVFQLFDYYACSGMTLLVFAILQAVCVGWCYGAERLYVNIEDMIGYRPLAIHEVLLDVHHTGHMHTGLQEKTLSTIFEVSLSTVSRIILTWTSYLYQVLGSLPVWMTREQVQATMPDKFKLYCPQAPSPTWK; encoded by the exons ATGTACCCCTCTTTCTTCCACGTGGGCCATCTGCGGAAAAAACTTCTCCTGCTTGGCATCAGTGTGTGCAGCTTCCTGGTTGGCCTGCTAATGGTCACAGAG ggTGGCCTGTATGTGTTTCAGCTGTTTGATTACTATGCCTGCAGTGGGATGACTCTCCTGGTCTTTGCTATTCTCCAGGCCGTCTGTGTTGGGTGGTGTTATG GTGCGGAGCGACTGTATGTTAATATTGAGGACATGATTGGCTATCGTCCCTTGGCCATTCATGAAGTACTGTTGGATGTACATCACACCGGTCATATGCACA CTGGGCTTCAGGAGAAAACCTTGTCTACCATCTTTGAGGTCAGCCTGTCCACAGTTAGCCGCATCATTTTAACATGGACTAGCTACCTTTACCAGGTTCTTGGCTCACTGCCGGTGTGGATGACAAGAGAGCAGGTGCAGGCCACAATGCCTGATAAGTTCAAGCTCTACTGCCCTCAG GCTCCATCTCCGACATGGAAATAA